tcctgtccATGTCCATCTACACACTCCAACTGGAATTCTATTCTCCCATGGATGTTGGAGTTTTTTTGTATATTTGGAAAATTGGAACACCGAGAAAAGTGCCATGAATAtaaattatatgtttttaaaaaatcaatgtagctggagggctgaaatctACAGGACTCCCCCGCTCCCCGCAAAGAACTCTTTATTTATAGTCTCTTTTTTCTTGCATTTCTTGTTACAGTACTATAATGAGCAAACAAAAAGCTTATTATGCAAGAGaggtaattaaaaatatatttaacatACCTCATACAGAAGACACAaaacaaagggggggaaataaaaattgGGACATATAAACTAGTTAATTACAACTATAATCTGCATTTTAACAGCTTCCCAGAATTTTAACAAAATATGATCAAAACATAAATTCCACTCATACTCTCAAGTGTGTTTAATATGACAATTTATCTATTTCTACTGTACGCCAAATATTAGCCAGATATTTTTCCATTTTGGACACCAAATCTGATTTTCGGTATTGGCCACAACAAATGCTTTTTTTAATCTGGAGGAACTAGAAACTGGTTTATACATGCAGCAAAGCGAGGTGTTAGACTGCGGAGACAGGAAaacagactgtaccacttcacacTACCTGCAAGTGGAGgagtaatatttttaaaataatccatTTTAAGAGCTGCAATCAGAAACACAACTCAACTGGCACAGAGCAGCTGGGCTAGACAGATGTGTGCTGTcctagttttctatttgcagggaggTTTCTCCCCCTTTTCTTTACACAAAGTATTCAAAActagaatcccccccccccacagcagtcAAAATTAGTGCAGTCCATTTGCCAAGTTTCAACTTTGTTCTACTACCAGGCCTAATGCATGTGGTGGGGACAGTTTCATGCTGCCCTCTTCATCCTGCCTAAAAACCAAATCCTAGGAgccatattatgcaaattaagcacaGTTGCCCAGATATGCAGATAATTCTACTTCCACAAGTCACAGGAAGGCAAGGGACTATAGAGGAACTGAAGCTACATACGCTGGTCCCAGCTTCACAGCTTTTACTACATGCTTTCAAGTATATTTTGTGAGTCATATGGATGAGGAAGGtgctttaaatatttatttatttgtttgctacaATTCTCAGGAACCCGAATTCTGTTGCCTGCTTTTGGATATATACTTCAAATGAACAAGAATGGTTTTTGAACTGAAATGTCCAACCCctctccccccaacccacacaagaGCATTTCTACAGATTGTCTCCTGCATGGATTCTCGCATGATTAATAAGCTGTGAGTGATACAGAAAGTTCTTCCCACAGCGTAAGCATATATGCGGCCTCTTGCCCGTGTGAGTGGTCATGTGCCTCTTGAAGGACGTTCCGTCGTTGAACCGCCTCCCACAGTCAGGGCACtgatagggtttctctcctgtgtggattctcttatGCCTCCTCGCCGATGACCGAtcactgaagcttttcccacagtgcGCACATACatagggcttctctcctgtgtgggttctcccGTGCTCAGTCAGGCTTTTCCCTTGAgcaaagcttttcccacattccaaACACACAAATGCCTTCTCTCCGTCCACCTGCACAAAAGCGCATTTGGCAGGCACGGCTCTGCCACACTCCAgtccctgctgcttctctgccacAGGCATCATCTGATGCACAGCCAGCTGCATTTCCTGTGGGAAGCCCTTTCTGTCCTGTGGATGCTCGCGTTCTTCCTTAATATGGATTTTCCTGTGGTTAATAAAGAACTGCAGCTTCCCAAAGGTTTGCTGGCAAATTGAGCACTGATacatttcttttcctggctgCATTTGCCTGTCCTCCTGTTGCTCCTCGGCATGAATTTTCCTGTGGCTAAGCAGGAACTGGAGCTCTCCAAAGCTCTGCTTACAGACGGAGCACTGATACATTTCGTTTCCTGGATATATTTGCTTGTCTTGGCACTGCTCCATAGCATGGGTTTTCCTGTGGTCAATAAAAGGCTGTGGCTCACTGAAGCTTTGCTCGCAAACTGAGCATCGATATGCCGTTCCTCCTAATTGCATCTCCTTGTTCTCACCCAGTTGTCTTGAGTGGATCTTCTTGTGGCTGGCAAGAGACTGCAGCCTACTGAAGCTTTGCTTACAAACTGAGCATGGATACGCTTTCTTCTCTCCCGGGTGCATCTGCTCATTCCTACGTTCTTGTTTTGCATGGATTTTTTTGTGGCTGGCCAGGGACTGTGGCTTGCTGAAGATCTGCTTGCAAACGGAACACTGATATGGGTTTTCTCCTGGGTGCATTTGCTCGTGATTAATAAGCTGCACTTGGTACAGAAAGCTCTCCCCACACTCTGTGCACTTGTAGGGTTTCTCACCTGTATGGATCATCCGGTGCCTCTTGACGGATGTCCGGTCATTGAAGCGCCGCCCACAGTCGGCGCACTGGAagggtttctctcccgtgtggattctctgatgcctTTTGAGGGAGGTGCTGTCAGCAAAACTCTTCCCACACTCGGGGCACTGATAGGGTCTCTCCCCCGTGTGGGTTCTCTGATGTATGCTAATGTGCACCTGCTGCTTGAAGCCCTTCCCACAATcggggcatttaaagggcttctctcctgtgtgggtcctTTCATGCACAAGCAGCTTTGTCCTCCAGCGGAAGCTTTTGCCACACTCGGCGCACTTGTGCGGTTTTTCTCCCGTCAGCTTCTTTGCACGTGCCAGAAGATCGggtccccatccaaaggctttcTCACTTTCCAATCCTCGGCCGGTCTTGGAGGTTGCCCACTGGACCAAGCTGCCATCAGGTTCCTCGTACCCTCCCAAGAAATTGATTAGGTTGACTTGGTCTTCATATGGGTAGTAGCCCTGCAGTTTCTCCGAGCCTTCTTCTGAACCGCTAAGAAGTGCCGTCttcagtttggctttcttccacCACAAGTCACATGAATCCATTTCTCTAGAACTTTCTGGCTGGTTTTGCTCCCTCACACCCATTTCTTTCTTATCACCTGCTGGGTTAAACAGAGAGTCCTGCCATGAATGCCTTCCCCTCACACAGGCAATGTGAGCCAAAACTAATTTTAGAATCCGAGGGATACAGGGCAAGGCTTACCAAGAAAGACAGCCATTTAGAGCATTGAATAAGCAGAGCAGAAGCTAAAGCCCTTAAACTAGGGAGAATGCCTGAAGCGGATTCTATTTCACCTGTTGGTGACTCAGGgtttggccttctctgtagccacccctgagctttggaatgtaATCCCTGCCAGGATAAGAGACCAAACATCTCTGGCAGCCTTTAGGAAAGCCTTAGATACACGTTTGATCAGGTATTTGGTCGACGTTTTGTTttagctgttttaaattgttttattgttttaattattagtCCATCCCCAAGAGAGTTCATGATCTGCTGATATAAAAATGTAACGACAAATAAGGATCTGTTTCGGGGACCAATTCAAGAttctttggaggagagctggtcttgtggtggcgggcatgacttgtccccctggctgggcagggtctgccctggttgcatgtgagtGGGAGACTGGGAgcgggagcactgtaagatattccctaggggtgtgtccgaaccggtccggcggccattctaaagaatggccgaactgccggaccggttcggccctggctggtccgggtccgggtggggggtattgctttaagggcagggagggcttacttacccctcccgcctgtttgccccctccagcgcccgtattcaacagaataacagggcgctggaaaccagccgcccccccccgctgcgggcagatttggccaaaaactcaaggtacaaatgccgccgccatcgcccgccagccctccctccctcctagctgcccgcccgcccgcccaagtcctcacccaatctctttgaaaaaaatgagaggagctagcgaacaaagctcctctcgttagggagtcctgtaccatactgaagaagctttgcgcgcgcgcgcatgcgcgcaccgcaaagcacgccgaccTCCGGAGGCCCGcaaagcggggtggtggtggctggtttccagcgccccattattctgttgaatacgggcgctggaggggacaaagaggcgccgggaggggtaagtaagccctccccgcccttatagtaaggccccccttcggtgccggtccggactgctccggaccgtgcacatccctaatattcccctcaagggatggagccactttaggaagagcagaaagtttcaagttccctccctggtttctccaagatagggctgagagagattcccgcctgcaaccttggagaagccgctgccagtctgtgaagacaatactgagctagatggacgaatagtctgactcagtatatggcagctttctatgttcctatcgtTTCAGATTTCCTGAAATCTTGCTCGCTCTCTCATTCACCGTTTTTTCTGTGCCTACTGCTTGTTCagtccctctcctctctgctgctgggTGTCATTTTGTCAAAGTTCCTTGCCTTCTTTCCTCTCCAGACAAGAAGCCTTGCTTCCTTcttctgccctcactctgatAGTACTGTTCTGAAGCAAAATTCAAGTGACAGCAGAAGGAGGAAACAGTACTTCCTGTCTGGAGAGGAAGGAGTGGAAGGATCttagccaaaacaaaaaaaaggcaCCCAGGAGCTGAAAAAGAGAGTGAAGGCCACTGACATTTCGACTTTGTTTGCATTCTCCTCCCAACTGTTTTGCCAAAGTGATCCCGCAAGCACAGCCTGCAAGTTTTTCTCAAAATTTTGGGAAGGTCACCCTGGCCTAATTTATTCTTTTCCCTTCTAATGTTAGATTGTTTGTCTATTAGATTTATAATCTAATAAATCAGATTAAATCATTAATTAGTTATTAatttaataaattatttattgATCTAATAAATTAGATTTTTGTCCTTGTAAAAGGGTCATAAATGGACCCCGTCCACACCTCCCCAAGCCATTACCTCTTGATCTCGGCTCATCTTCAAAGTTCCAGTTCTGGGCAAACAGGTCTGCCATTTCTTCTTCCAGATCAGAGACGAAGTTACGGTTGAGAATCAAAAGCCCCTCTcgggaggaaagaaaaacaaaccattTATTCTTGATGCTCTGAACAGCAGAAGCGGTCAGCAGCCTAAACATGTGTCCTCAGACATATGTTGCTCAGATTGGGCTCTGAGGCTagggctttattatttatttatttatttatttatttatttacacagtcagacgggtgttattgactggtttgttttatccagacatcgagtccttcccaaggacctgggatggctgaattttattgtcaatgttgttgctgttatagatatcgtcgcagaatataggatgctcccagtaaaactgctttttgtaattggctgatggtgatttctgtggcccctatggtgtcgaggtgctcttcaaggtcttttggaactgcacccagggcgccaattaccactgggattattttggtctattaattattattattattataatattatattatatattttttattttatttatttaatttaacatttatatcctgctcttcctccaaggagcccagagcggtgtactacatacttaggtttctcctcacaacaaccctgtgaagtaggttaggctgagagagaagtgactggcccagagtcacccagcaagtctcatggctgaatggggatttgaactcgggtctcccctagTCCAGcaccaaccactacaccacagggTTTGCCCTATGGGGGTCAGCTGACTGGATGCTCAGACTGGCCAGTACTGCAGCCTAGATCAGGGTTCTTCATTTTACGGCCCAGGGCCAGTGGCGGCCACTAtcaaccagttgcaggggagcaacagcaggagagagggcatgcccatttctcttgcctgtgggctccccagcggcatctggtgggccaccatgtgaaacaggatgcgggactagatgggcctccttgggcctgatccagcagggctgctcttatgttcttaaccctaaGCGTGgcaactaattgtttattgggcctgggtgaagctgcagccaaagctgaatactgtgCCTTGTTCCTCTGGCATGAGGTGGAGACAACCATTCCTGCCATGTAGTGCTGCACTTGGCTTAATGTCAGTGGGCTCCTTTAAGTGAAACGGAGCCCTCTGGAGCtcctgcgccatcttggaaggcatccagagactgctgggaagtgtagtccttcccagcactttccccttaTTGCTCttgagagagggctccatctctcttaaagggccctcccaaatACCAAGAAAAGCACAGTAACATGCAGAGATCGGCACAGAGGGAAATAGCACTCACATTGAAAGGTTTTttctgccaaagtggcccctgcttgaaaaataatagAAGTACTTTGACAGGACACTCTGCCAGGAATGCAGTGCAGGAGATAAGCCACCAGAGCCTGGCCactgggagcaggggcgtagctaggggagagggggcctgtgttcaccccatTCCCCAGTGGCCACTCagtgtgagggagagaatgaagaaaatagggaggggtggagatggggggtccaggttgtttgaacccatccgctcaattataactGCACCCCTGACTGGGAGCACTAGTTCGAGATACCCCTAGAGCCTTCGACCTAGCAGGCCAGGAAAGAGCCTGAAATGCTGGTGTTGTAGAGAGATCAGTGTGGCAAGCAggtgcaggcagggcaggaagaaTATGacatatctatataccacttttcaacaaaagttctcaaagcagtttacaaagaaagaaagaaagaaagaaagaaagaaagaaagaaagaaagaaagaaagaaagaaagaaagaatccctgtccccaaagggctcacaatctaaaaagaaatgtaagatagacaccagcaacagccactggagggatgctgtgctggggatggaaagggccagtggctctccccctgctcagtagagaatcacctctttaaaaaggtgcctctttgctcagttagcagtgaggagggagagaagcaataGGAGTCCATGCTTTTGGCCTGTATGAGTTGTTGTCCTTACCCAGGGAGATCACATTTCTATAATTCTCCAGCATGACTGCCTCGTACAGGGCTCTCTGTGAGGCATCCAGTAGATTCCATTCCTCCTTGGAGAAATACACAGCTacctcctcaaaggtcaccaGCTCCTGAAAGAAGAGAACACgttcttctcatgatcagagaaTCCATTCCTCTAATACTTTGTGCTGCCACATGCACTAATTGTGAGAATCTGAGCCAGAATTCTATCCACTTCTGTATGGTCTGAACAGATCTGGGAAATACTGATGATGAACAGGATCTCTTGACGTATTAAGAAAGTGTTTACTGGTAACCCCCTTACCAAAAAAAATAATCTGTAAActagaggttctcaaccttgggtccccaaatgtggttgaactacaactcccatcagccacagtcACGATGGCCACTGTACATTGATTGTACGAGTGTTGGCATAATGTGTTTATAGGGCTAGAGAGAAACTGCTATGGGGCAGGGAGAGACAGACTGACACCCACATCCAAGATgaggtctagagcaccttccttatgaggtaaggctacaacacctggcgctttttagttcagaaaaaagacgactgagtggagacatgatagaggtctataaatcatgcatggtgtggagaaagttgagagagagaaatttttctccccctctcataacactagaaccaggagttatccgatgaaactgattgccaagaaatttaagaccaacaaaaggaagtactttctcacacaacacataattaacttatggccCTTATGGCCccaataactggcc
Above is a window of Hemicordylus capensis ecotype Gifberg chromosome 2, rHemCap1.1.pri, whole genome shotgun sequence DNA encoding:
- the LOC128342594 gene encoding zinc finger protein 883-like isoform X4, which gives rise to MPPGWELVTFEEVAVYFSKEEWNLLDASQRALYEAVMLENYRNVISLEGLLILNRNFVSDLEEEMADLFAQNWNFEDEPRSRAGDKKEMGVREQNQPESSREMDSCDLWWKKAKLKTALLSGSEEGSEKLQGYYPYEDQVNLINFLGGYEEPDGSLVQWATSKTGRGLESEKAFGWGPDLLARAKKLTGEKPHKCAECGKSFRWRTKLLVHERTHTGEKPFKCPDCGKGFKQQVHISIHQRTHTGERPYQCPECGKSFADSTSLKRHQRIHTGEKPFQCADCGRRFNDRTSVKRHRMIHTGEKPYKCTECGESFLYQVQLINHEQMHPGENPYQCSVCKQIFSKPQSLASHKKIHAKQERRNEQMHPGEKKAYPCSVCKQSFSRLQSLASHKKIHSRQLGENKEMQLGGTAYRCSVCEQSFSEPQPFIDHRKTHAMEQCQDKQIYPGNEMYQCSVCKQSFGELQFLLSHRKIHAEEQQEDRQMQPGKEMYQCSICQQTFGKLQFFINHRKIHIKEEREHPQDRKGFPQEMQLAVHQMMPVAEKQQGLECGRAVPAKCAFVQVDGEKAFVCLECGKSFAQGKSLTEHGRTHTGEKPYVCAHCGKSFSDRSSARRHKRIHTGEKPYQCPDCGRRFNDGTSFKRHMTTHTGKRPHICLRCGKNFLYHSQLINHARIHAGDNL
- the LOC128342594 gene encoding zinc finger protein 883-like isoform X3 — its product is MPRRSPQELVTFEEVAVYFSKEEWNLLDASQRALYEAVMLENYRNVISLEGLLILNRNFVSDLEEEMADLFAQNWNFEDEPRSRAGDKKEMGVREQNQPESSREMDSCDLWWKKAKLKTALLSGSEEGSEKLQGYYPYEDQVNLINFLGGYEEPDGSLVQWATSKTGRGLESEKAFGWGPDLLARAKKLTGEKPHKCAECGKSFRWRTKLLVHERTHTGEKPFKCPDCGKGFKQQVHISIHQRTHTGERPYQCPECGKSFADSTSLKRHQRIHTGEKPFQCADCGRRFNDRTSVKRHRMIHTGEKPYKCTECGESFLYQVQLINHEQMHPGENPYQCSVCKQIFSKPQSLASHKKIHAKQERRNEQMHPGEKKAYPCSVCKQSFSRLQSLASHKKIHSRQLGENKEMQLGGTAYRCSVCEQSFSEPQPFIDHRKTHAMEQCQDKQIYPGNEMYQCSVCKQSFGELQFLLSHRKIHAEEQQEDRQMQPGKEMYQCSICQQTFGKLQFFINHRKIHIKEEREHPQDRKGFPQEMQLAVHQMMPVAEKQQGLECGRAVPAKCAFVQVDGEKAFVCLECGKSFAQGKSLTEHGRTHTGEKPYVCAHCGKSFSDRSSARRHKRIHTGEKPYQCPDCGRRFNDGTSFKRHMTTHTGKRPHICLRCGKNFLYHSQLINHARIHAGDNL
- the LOC128342594 gene encoding zinc finger protein 189-like isoform X1, which codes for MQNWVREDDPQACTKASVLTGGFLQRQQSAEKFPVVVLEEEERTESERTPTCSWQRAPHRMSKHAEDEDATWLGSGMASLIPYRPFPLCGGEETAAWNQPLQELVTFEEVAVYFSKEEWNLLDASQRALYEAVMLENYRNVISLEGLLILNRNFVSDLEEEMADLFAQNWNFEDEPRSRAGDKKEMGVREQNQPESSREMDSCDLWWKKAKLKTALLSGSEEGSEKLQGYYPYEDQVNLINFLGGYEEPDGSLVQWATSKTGRGLESEKAFGWGPDLLARAKKLTGEKPHKCAECGKSFRWRTKLLVHERTHTGEKPFKCPDCGKGFKQQVHISIHQRTHTGERPYQCPECGKSFADSTSLKRHQRIHTGEKPFQCADCGRRFNDRTSVKRHRMIHTGEKPYKCTECGESFLYQVQLINHEQMHPGENPYQCSVCKQIFSKPQSLASHKKIHAKQERRNEQMHPGEKKAYPCSVCKQSFSRLQSLASHKKIHSRQLGENKEMQLGGTAYRCSVCEQSFSEPQPFIDHRKTHAMEQCQDKQIYPGNEMYQCSVCKQSFGELQFLLSHRKIHAEEQQEDRQMQPGKEMYQCSICQQTFGKLQFFINHRKIHIKEEREHPQDRKGFPQEMQLAVHQMMPVAEKQQGLECGRAVPAKCAFVQVDGEKAFVCLECGKSFAQGKSLTEHGRTHTGEKPYVCAHCGKSFSDRSSARRHKRIHTGEKPYQCPDCGRRFNDGTSFKRHMTTHTGKRPHICLRCGKNFLYHSQLINHARIHAGDNL
- the LOC128342594 gene encoding zinc finger protein 189-like isoform X2, coding for MQNWVREDDPQACTKASVLTGGFLQRQQSAEKFPVVVLEEEERTESERTPTCSWQRAPHRMSKHAEDEDATWLGSGMASLIPYRPFPLCGGEETAAWNQPLQELVTFEEVAVYFSKEEWNLLDASQRALYEAVMLENYRNVISLEGLLILNRNFVSDLEEEMADLFAQNWNFEDEPRSRGDKKEMGVREQNQPESSREMDSCDLWWKKAKLKTALLSGSEEGSEKLQGYYPYEDQVNLINFLGGYEEPDGSLVQWATSKTGRGLESEKAFGWGPDLLARAKKLTGEKPHKCAECGKSFRWRTKLLVHERTHTGEKPFKCPDCGKGFKQQVHISIHQRTHTGERPYQCPECGKSFADSTSLKRHQRIHTGEKPFQCADCGRRFNDRTSVKRHRMIHTGEKPYKCTECGESFLYQVQLINHEQMHPGENPYQCSVCKQIFSKPQSLASHKKIHAKQERRNEQMHPGEKKAYPCSVCKQSFSRLQSLASHKKIHSRQLGENKEMQLGGTAYRCSVCEQSFSEPQPFIDHRKTHAMEQCQDKQIYPGNEMYQCSVCKQSFGELQFLLSHRKIHAEEQQEDRQMQPGKEMYQCSICQQTFGKLQFFINHRKIHIKEEREHPQDRKGFPQEMQLAVHQMMPVAEKQQGLECGRAVPAKCAFVQVDGEKAFVCLECGKSFAQGKSLTEHGRTHTGEKPYVCAHCGKSFSDRSSARRHKRIHTGEKPYQCPDCGRRFNDGTSFKRHMTTHTGKRPHICLRCGKNFLYHSQLINHARIHAGDNL